From the genome of Lentilactobacillus buchneri, one region includes:
- a CDS encoding Mur ligase family protein, whose protein sequence is MSLKSSIATAAGKSSYWFLHTFFKGGSSLPGKITKRLDPEILATLGRDYDVIVITGTNGKTLTTALTVQVLKEKYDNILTNPTGSNMEQGIITTFLHAPKSKGKRPLAVLEVDEANVIMVTKYIKPKAFVFTNIFRDQMDRYGEIYTTYNKILNGVALAPNATIIANGDAPIFHSKQLPNPIVYYGFDNQKDGDIKATPNTDGVLCPQCQHVLHYHFISYSNLGKYFCPNCGFERPELNFALNKINDLTPKSSTFEIDGEPIKIGIGGVYNIYNALAAYSVGRFMGVSPAQTKKAFEKGKRIFGRQEEINVDGKLVTLILVKNPVGLNQVIDMISTDKDPFTFIGLLNANYADGIDTSWIWDGDFERLPKMNIKQFITGGERYKDITYRLQVAGVDPKKHLVEPDLDKVVEMIPKAPTKKVYILATYTAMLHLRKVFAAKGFIKGGMD, encoded by the coding sequence ATGTCATTAAAAAGTTCAATTGCGACTGCGGCCGGTAAGTCGTCTTACTGGTTTCTGCATACATTTTTCAAGGGCGGCAGTTCGCTTCCCGGTAAAATCACCAAACGGCTCGATCCAGAAATTTTGGCAACCCTGGGCCGTGACTACGACGTGATCGTCATCACCGGTACCAACGGTAAAACGCTGACGACCGCTCTGACGGTTCAAGTACTCAAAGAAAAGTATGATAACATTTTGACCAACCCCACCGGCTCGAACATGGAGCAAGGGATCATTACCACTTTCCTTCATGCACCAAAGTCAAAGGGCAAGCGGCCATTGGCTGTACTGGAAGTCGATGAAGCCAATGTCATCATGGTTACCAAATACATCAAACCAAAAGCATTTGTTTTCACCAACATTTTCCGAGATCAAATGGATCGTTATGGCGAAATCTATACGACCTATAATAAAATTTTGAATGGGGTCGCCTTAGCTCCCAACGCCACCATTATCGCCAATGGTGACGCGCCGATTTTTCATTCAAAACAACTGCCGAACCCGATCGTCTACTACGGCTTCGACAATCAAAAAGATGGCGACATTAAGGCGACGCCCAACACGGACGGCGTTCTCTGTCCCCAATGTCAGCATGTCCTGCACTACCATTTCATCAGCTATTCCAATCTGGGCAAGTACTTCTGCCCCAACTGTGGTTTTGAGCGGCCCGAATTGAATTTTGCGCTGAACAAAATTAACGACTTGACCCCGAAATCATCTACCTTTGAAATCGATGGTGAGCCGATTAAAATTGGGATCGGTGGGGTTTACAACATCTACAATGCCCTGGCAGCTTATTCAGTTGGCCGATTCATGGGAGTCTCCCCTGCTCAGACCAAGAAAGCCTTTGAAAAAGGAAAACGGATCTTTGGCCGCCAAGAAGAGATCAACGTTGACGGCAAGCTGGTGACGCTGATTCTGGTTAAAAACCCCGTCGGCCTCAATCAGGTGATCGACATGATTTCCACTGACAAGGACCCGTTTACCTTCATCGGGCTCCTCAATGCCAATTACGCAGATGGCATTGATACCAGCTGGATTTGGGATGGCGATTTTGAACGACTGCCCAAGATGAACATCAAACAGTTCATTACTGGCGGTGAGCGGTACAAAGATATCACCTACCGCCTCCAAGTTGCCGGAGTCGACCCAAAGAAACACTTGGTTGAACCGGATTTGGACAAAGTTGTCGAAATGATCCCCAAGGCACCAACCAAAAAGGTTTATATCCTCGCAACTTACACCGCTATGCTACACTTAAGAAAAGTATTTGCAGCCAAAGGCTTTATCAAGGGAGGAATGGATTAA
- a CDS encoding sensor histidine kinase: MKMIYQQLLAFFLVIGCTILLLGFSFSRMSKTFVYDQTWHNLEKYSDSLIQQSLTISSKNKAKVTFDEEKLKNSEALLENQAVHFTVFSPQDQVIYPNNGVAPRITQKDWEHLRRNQIVRKVNNKNFKLSNGKTRPAMIEVLKPYYYKKKLVAAVTVGAFISDVNSNVKRINRDLLKALFVALLISMLISYFIARRLNRRISKLRSAANQVSNGNYKIRLKPGGKDEIGELIVDFNHMTQSLQQANNEIQRQEERRQEFLANAAHEMRTPLTTISGILEGIKYDVIPQESRAKSIDLMSSETQRLIRLVNENLDYEKIRSNSIQLDKRHFNAAKVLENVIDQLDSKAEESQDKLVLNAPKDLSIYADYDRFVQIVFNIVTNAIQFTDHGTITVTGERGYNETIIKVADTGIGMSEDQQKNIFERYYKADASRRTGKYGESGLGLAIVHQLVKSHGGKISVSSKLGEGTTFTVIIPDATAAEKEQENH, translated from the coding sequence ATGAAAATGATTTATCAGCAATTATTGGCGTTCTTTTTGGTAATTGGCTGTACAATTTTATTGCTGGGTTTTTCATTTAGCCGCATGTCAAAAACGTTTGTATATGACCAAACCTGGCATAACTTGGAAAAGTATTCGGATAGTTTGATTCAACAATCGCTGACGATTAGCTCCAAAAATAAGGCCAAAGTGACCTTTGACGAAGAAAAGTTGAAGAACTCTGAAGCCTTGTTGGAGAACCAAGCGGTCCATTTTACCGTCTTCAGTCCACAAGATCAGGTGATCTATCCCAATAACGGCGTTGCCCCCCGAATTACCCAGAAAGACTGGGAGCATTTGCGGCGCAATCAGATCGTTCGCAAGGTCAATAATAAGAATTTCAAGCTCAGCAATGGCAAGACCCGGCCTGCAATGATTGAAGTTTTAAAGCCATACTATTATAAGAAAAAACTAGTGGCCGCCGTGACGGTTGGTGCCTTTATTTCGGATGTTAACTCCAACGTCAAGCGGATTAACCGCGATTTGTTAAAGGCGCTGTTTGTGGCGTTGCTCATTTCGATGCTCATTAGTTACTTCATCGCCAGACGGCTGAATCGACGGATTAGCAAACTGCGAAGTGCGGCCAATCAGGTTTCAAACGGCAATTACAAGATTCGCTTGAAACCCGGTGGGAAAGATGAAATTGGTGAATTGATCGTCGATTTCAACCACATGACCCAATCCTTGCAGCAGGCCAACAATGAAATTCAGCGGCAGGAAGAACGCCGCCAGGAATTCTTGGCCAATGCGGCACATGAGATGCGAACTCCTCTCACAACAATCTCGGGCATTTTGGAAGGAATCAAGTACGATGTGATTCCCCAGGAGTCAAGGGCCAAGAGCATCGACTTGATGAGCAGTGAAACTCAGCGGCTGATTCGGTTGGTGAATGAGAATTTGGATTACGAAAAGATTCGCTCCAACTCTATTCAGCTCGATAAGCGTCATTTTAACGCTGCTAAGGTCCTTGAAAATGTCATCGACCAGTTGGACAGTAAAGCAGAAGAATCGCAGGACAAGCTCGTTTTGAACGCCCCTAAAGACCTGTCAATTTATGCAGATTATGATCGGTTTGTCCAGATTGTCTTCAATATTGTGACCAATGCGATCCAGTTTACTGATCACGGTACGATTACCGTAACCGGTGAACGGGGTTACAACGAGACCATCATCAAGGTTGCCGATACTGGTATTGGCATGTCCGAGGATCAGCAAAAAAATATTTTTGAACGTTATTATAAAGCCGATGCCTCACGAAGAACCGGTAAGTACGGTGAGTCGGGGCTGGGATTGGCGATTGTTCACCAGTTGGTGAAGTCCCATGGCGGCAAGATTTCGGTTTCATCCAAATTGGGTGAGGGCACGACGTTTACCGTGATTATTCCGGATGCGACAGCTGCCGAAAAAGAACAAGAAAATCACTAA
- a CDS encoding Cof-type HAD-IIB family hydrolase, with translation MYKGIAFFDLDHTLFNEHTRVDDEVADAMHQLKANQVLPVISTGRNLFEIPNTMQKTGIDTVVSANGSYVIFEGQPVYKAVLEKSVVKDFVAFAKSNHEATTVMNSQGAKINFINDIVRGNYNFINSRMPNLGVDDFIENQEVIMMLINTKGPDERYIDRFADTLTFFRNTPFSMDIVHKGSSKKKGIQELIANANLSGIPTYAFGDGNNDIPMLDFVDHPVVMENGLPQVKKYAEFITTKNTDHGIINGLKHFDLL, from the coding sequence ATGTATAAAGGAATTGCGTTCTTTGACCTTGACCATACTTTATTTAATGAACACACGCGTGTTGACGACGAAGTGGCTGACGCGATGCACCAATTAAAAGCAAATCAGGTTCTCCCGGTGATTTCGACTGGCAGAAATTTATTTGAAATCCCCAATACAATGCAAAAGACTGGGATCGACACAGTGGTTTCCGCAAACGGGAGTTACGTTATTTTCGAAGGCCAGCCGGTTTACAAAGCTGTCCTGGAAAAATCTGTTGTTAAGGATTTTGTGGCGTTTGCCAAATCCAACCACGAAGCAACCACGGTTATGAACAGCCAGGGTGCCAAGATTAATTTTATCAATGACATCGTCCGCGGCAATTATAACTTCATTAACTCCCGGATGCCAAACTTGGGCGTGGATGATTTCATCGAGAATCAAGAAGTGATCATGATGCTGATTAACACCAAGGGGCCTGACGAAAGATACATTGACCGGTTCGCCGACACCCTGACATTCTTCAGAAATACCCCGTTTAGCATGGATATTGTTCACAAAGGCAGTTCCAAGAAAAAAGGCATCCAGGAGTTGATTGCCAACGCCAATCTCTCCGGCATCCCAACTTATGCGTTTGGCGACGGCAACAACGACATTCCGATGTTGGATTTCGTTGACCACCCCGTCGTGATGGAAAATGGGCTTCCACAGGTGAAAAAGTATGCCGAGTTTATCACGACCAAGAATACTGATCATGGTATCATTAACGGCCTCAAACATTTTGACCTGTTGTAA
- a CDS encoding response regulator transcription factor has product MKLLMIEDNKSVSEMMQMFFQKEGWDVTFAYDGIEAMDKFNEDPDSWDMITLDLNLPKKDGMEVAKEIRAKSQTVPIIMLTARDSDSDQVLGFEMGADDYVTKPFSPITLVARIKALQRRAHTETEEESEDEKAKNVFDVQTDHFKLNSSTREVYLDDKRISDLTPKEFELLKTLAQKPRQVFSREQLLETVWNYEYYGDERTVDAHVKKLRQKIEKVGTQVIQTVWGVGYKFDDSEVGKKK; this is encoded by the coding sequence ATGAAATTGTTGATGATTGAAGATAACAAATCAGTGTCGGAAATGATGCAGATGTTCTTCCAAAAAGAAGGCTGGGATGTCACATTTGCTTATGACGGCATTGAGGCAATGGACAAATTTAACGAAGATCCTGATAGTTGGGACATGATTACTCTGGATCTTAATTTACCTAAAAAAGACGGAATGGAAGTCGCCAAAGAAATTCGGGCCAAGTCACAAACAGTCCCGATTATTATGCTGACCGCCCGTGATTCGGACAGTGATCAGGTCTTGGGATTTGAGATGGGCGCAGACGATTACGTCACCAAACCATTTTCCCCAATTACCTTGGTGGCCAGAATCAAAGCCTTGCAGCGACGGGCTCACACTGAAACTGAGGAGGAATCTGAGGACGAGAAGGCCAAAAATGTCTTTGACGTTCAAACTGATCACTTTAAATTGAACTCCAGTACCCGAGAAGTGTATTTGGATGACAAGCGGATTTCTGATCTGACTCCCAAAGAGTTCGAACTGTTAAAGACGTTGGCCCAAAAGCCACGTCAGGTCTTTTCCCGTGAGCAGCTTTTGGAAACGGTCTGGAATTATGAGTACTATGGTGATGAACGAACTGTTGATGCGCACGTCAAAAAGTTGCGTCAAAAGATTGAGAAGGTTGGCACCCAGGTGATTCAAACCGTTTGGGGCGTTGGCTACAAATTTGATGATAGTGAAGTGGGCAAGAAGAAATGA
- a CDS encoding MmcQ/YjbR family DNA-binding protein gives MKYQDVTNYVIEKYHVHPEYLWKKYPSFAVLRHKENRKWFGLVMQVEKSQLGLDGQGKEDILDVKLDPKEVEFRQTSLEFLPAYHMNKTNWLAIRLNQVDPKQIHDLIEASYQLTQ, from the coding sequence ATGAAATACCAAGATGTTACCAACTATGTGATTGAAAAATATCATGTTCACCCTGAATACCTGTGGAAAAAGTATCCGAGCTTTGCCGTTCTGCGTCACAAGGAGAACCGGAAATGGTTCGGCTTAGTCATGCAGGTTGAAAAGTCGCAACTTGGACTTGATGGGCAGGGTAAGGAGGACATCCTGGATGTCAAATTGGATCCCAAAGAAGTTGAGTTTCGACAAACCAGTTTGGAGTTTCTGCCAGCTTATCATATGAACAAAACCAACTGGTTAGCCATTCGGTTGAACCAGGTGGATCCAAAGCAAATTCACGACCTAATCGAAGCTAGTTATCAGTTAACTCAATAA
- a CDS encoding thymidine kinase produces MAQLFYRYGAMNSGKTIEIIKVAHNYEEQNKSVIIMTSALDTREKQGMIESRIGLERKAEPIREDTNVFDLVQELNPHASCILIDEAQFLKKKHVMELARIVDELNVPVMAFGLKNDFQNNLFEGSKYLLLYADKIEEMKTICWFCGKKAIMNLRFHNGEPVYEGEQIQMGGNESYYPVCRKHYYNPPIK; encoded by the coding sequence TTGGCTCAACTATTTTATCGGTACGGTGCAATGAATAGCGGCAAAACAATCGAAATTATCAAGGTTGCTCATAATTATGAAGAGCAAAATAAAAGTGTTATCATTATGACCAGTGCGTTGGACACCCGAGAAAAGCAGGGCATGATTGAATCGCGCATCGGTTTGGAACGAAAAGCCGAACCGATTCGCGAGGATACCAATGTCTTTGATTTGGTACAGGAACTAAATCCCCACGCCAGTTGTATCTTAATTGACGAGGCACAATTCTTAAAGAAAAAGCACGTCATGGAACTGGCCCGGATCGTCGATGAGCTGAACGTGCCGGTGATGGCATTTGGCTTGAAGAACGACTTTCAAAACAACTTGTTTGAGGGTTCCAAATACCTCCTGTTATACGCAGATAAGATAGAAGAAATGAAAACCATTTGCTGGTTCTGCGGCAAGAAGGCTATCATGAACCTGCGTTTTCACAACGGCGAGCCGGTGTATGAGGGTGAACAAATCCAAATGGGTGGCAACGAATCCTATTATCCGGTCTGCAGAAAGCACTACTATAATCCACCTATTAAGTAA
- a CDS encoding DUF5776 domain-containing protein codes for MKLAKKYLYSTILGLSLGVGMSTNVVKAAPSSNSAVVSPTSDPSKDEQANPDLSGKVEDVSYTVKDDQLTLYGGTIKKIHENFSLPWQQDGVRDRIKKLKIDGPLQFEQDGAYEFFEALGNLESISGLRNVDTSKTETLNYMFAQDGNLTSIDVSSFRTPNVITMSGLFFGDWKLEQVDLSNFDFSQLKNTDHMFGGDYVLTNITFPHSKASKIDNMLDMFYGNHSLKTLDLSDFDMTNVTAIGSMFSEDTLLSNLKLGPTFKNSALATLPPHQKGDEIPIDPLKDATGPGWQAVGANGTVNNPQGELYPTLEDFVAKRPAEDETYVWQQDTTPINQYMLNLTNSSASVYEGLQAKNWDPTSVIQLATHNGTDDKSAVTITDDNSQPVTQATIDALDPGTYSLTYQNGDQKQPFTLTIKADQASLKTTDIDLYLNQAFTEDVLKSKILAVNSDGQALPYTYTIKDATGKTVSLDDVKSKVGQYTVDIVTNQLLSGNEPLGGKLTINVTDSSTLNLKYGKLTIPVNQVWKPADAFDNAKDASGKDLAFKDILVTAKDSSGKIISDLSNLYKTPGVYTIHYSNGSASKDVQLTVTQPTPTPSPLPTPQPVPNPQPSPSPNPINPVTPTQPTVPTQPTNPKLPDYAVTKGAAVAAINNVYLYRTVNFTKGQRIAKYIKKPRIYRPMFVVTGYARSTSGKMRYHVRDVNHLSKTAGKTGYITDNWRYVRPIYYATLHKHITVISPAGVNAYKHKDLTGKVKSYQQGTILKVKGIVKHNLTTRYILTNGRYVTANRKLVNMGRHRTVKKVRAKTTIHRYQNVNLSGRPHTIKKGQIIKVSNYDYSHGHNLQKHGALRYRVAGGYITGNSKYVRIIR; via the coding sequence ATGAAACTAGCAAAGAAATATTTATATAGCACCATTCTCGGTCTCTCATTAGGAGTGGGAATGTCCACCAACGTGGTGAAAGCCGCCCCAAGTTCCAATAGTGCCGTGGTTTCTCCCACGAGTGACCCTTCAAAAGACGAGCAGGCAAACCCAGACCTATCGGGAAAGGTCGAAGATGTCTCCTACACGGTTAAGGATGACCAGCTGACTTTATATGGCGGCACGATCAAAAAAATTCACGAGAACTTTTCACTTCCTTGGCAACAGGATGGGGTCCGTGACCGCATTAAAAAGCTTAAGATTGATGGCCCGCTTCAATTTGAACAGGATGGTGCCTATGAATTTTTTGAGGCGTTGGGGAATCTTGAAAGTATATCCGGCTTAAGAAACGTTGATACATCAAAAACCGAAACGCTGAATTATATGTTTGCTCAAGATGGCAATTTAACATCCATTGACGTCTCCAGCTTTCGGACACCCAATGTCATCACGATGAGTGGCCTGTTTTTTGGTGATTGGAAGCTTGAACAAGTCGATCTTTCTAATTTTGATTTTTCTCAATTAAAAAATACGGATCACATGTTTGGGGGGGATTATGTATTAACGAATATCACTTTTCCTCATTCGAAAGCTTCTAAGATTGATAATATGCTGGATATGTTTTACGGGAATCACTCCTTGAAAACATTGGACCTTTCAGACTTTGACATGACCAATGTCACGGCTATTGGCAGTATGTTTTCCGAGGATACGTTACTATCGAATCTGAAACTGGGGCCAACCTTTAAAAATTCAGCTTTGGCCACTCTCCCGCCGCATCAAAAAGGCGATGAAATCCCCATTGATCCCTTGAAGGACGCCACCGGTCCAGGATGGCAAGCAGTTGGTGCCAATGGAACGGTCAACAATCCACAGGGCGAGCTCTATCCAACCCTTGAGGACTTTGTGGCTAAGCGGCCTGCTGAAGACGAAACCTATGTCTGGCAGCAAGACACCACGCCCATCAATCAATATATGCTGAACCTGACTAATAGTTCGGCTTCAGTATATGAGGGCCTTCAAGCTAAGAATTGGGATCCGACCAGTGTGATTCAATTAGCGACTCACAATGGAACCGATGATAAGTCTGCTGTTACGATTACTGATGACAATAGCCAGCCGGTCACCCAGGCAACTATTGATGCACTGGATCCTGGAACCTACTCGCTGACTTATCAGAATGGTGATCAGAAACAACCATTTACCTTAACAATTAAGGCCGATCAGGCCAGCTTGAAGACGACGGATATTGATCTTTATTTAAACCAGGCGTTCACTGAAGATGTGTTGAAAAGTAAAATTTTGGCGGTCAATTCCGATGGCCAGGCTCTTCCGTACACTTACACCATCAAAGATGCAACTGGCAAAACTGTTTCGCTTGATGACGTCAAATCAAAGGTTGGTCAATACACGGTCGACATTGTTACCAATCAGCTGCTAAGTGGTAACGAGCCCCTGGGAGGGAAGCTCACCATCAACGTGACTGACAGCAGTACCCTCAATCTCAAGTATGGCAAGCTGACAATCCCCGTTAATCAGGTATGGAAACCGGCAGATGCATTTGATAATGCCAAAGATGCCAGTGGAAAAGACCTAGCCTTTAAAGATATTTTGGTGACGGCTAAAGACAGCTCTGGAAAGATCATCTCAGACCTGAGTAATCTGTATAAAACGCCAGGCGTTTACACAATCCATTACAGTAATGGGTCAGCTTCAAAGGACGTTCAATTGACGGTTACCCAGCCGACGCCAACACCGTCTCCACTGCCAACCCCCCAGCCTGTGCCAAATCCGCAACCATCACCATCGCCCAACCCCATCAATCCAGTCACACCAACGCAGCCAACGGTTCCGACTCAACCAACTAATCCAAAGCTTCCTGATTACGCGGTGACAAAGGGCGCGGCAGTCGCTGCCATTAATAATGTCTATTTGTATCGAACGGTTAACTTCACCAAAGGCCAGCGAATTGCCAAATATATCAAGAAACCGCGCATTTACCGGCCAATGTTTGTGGTGACGGGGTATGCTCGTTCCACAAGTGGGAAGATGCGTTACCATGTCCGTGATGTCAACCACTTATCGAAAACGGCGGGCAAGACCGGCTACATCACCGACAATTGGCGATATGTCCGTCCAATTTATTACGCTACTCTGCACAAACACATTACGGTCATTTCTCCGGCAGGGGTTAATGCCTATAAGCACAAAGACTTGACTGGTAAGGTCAAAAGTTATCAACAGGGAACCATCCTCAAAGTTAAAGGGATCGTGAAGCACAATCTGACCACCCGTTATATCTTGACGAATGGCAGGTATGTCACCGCTAACCGAAAGCTGGTTAACATGGGTCGGCATCGGACCGTTAAGAAGGTTCGTGCCAAGACAACCATTCATCGTTATCAGAACGTGAACTTGAGCGGACGGCCTCACACTATTAAGAAGGGCCAGATCATCAAAGTATCCAATTATGATTACTCCCATGGCCATAATCTACAGAAGCACGGTGCCTTGCGATACCGTGTGGCTGGTGGGTATATCACCGGTAACTCTAAATATGTCAGAATTATTCGATAA
- a CDS encoding type 1 glutamine amidotransferase has translation MTYSLNVCHLYGDLMNTYGDLGNILVLKYLANKMGVELTSEVVSLDQPFDPDKYDIVVFGGGQDFEQSIISKDIQTKKQALTDFIEDNGSVVAICGGYQLLGHYYIGANGEKLMGIGALNHYTDKQKDHRFIGNVVIENEETGEKYHGFENHQGITFLGRGERPLGKVLEGHGNNGQDKTEGAIYKNVYCTYFHGPILARNNDIAKHVLMNALKRKYPDADLTAQENLKVGATF, from the coding sequence ATGACCTATTCTTTAAACGTCTGTCACCTTTACGGCGATTTGATGAACACTTACGGTGACTTAGGGAACATTTTGGTCCTCAAGTATCTGGCCAACAAAATGGGCGTTGAACTGACGTCTGAAGTTGTCAGCTTGGATCAACCATTTGATCCTGACAAATATGACATCGTCGTCTTCGGCGGTGGCCAAGATTTCGAACAATCAATTATTTCTAAAGATATCCAAACCAAAAAGCAGGCTTTAACCGACTTTATTGAAGATAACGGCTCCGTGGTCGCAATTTGTGGCGGCTACCAATTGTTGGGTCACTACTATATCGGCGCTAACGGTGAAAAGCTGATGGGCATCGGTGCGTTGAATCACTATACCGACAAACAAAAGGACCACCGTTTTATTGGTAACGTCGTGATTGAAAATGAAGAAACCGGCGAAAAGTATCACGGCTTTGAAAATCATCAGGGAATTACCTTCTTGGGTCGCGGTGAACGCCCACTGGGAAAGGTTCTGGAGGGTCACGGCAACAACGGCCAAGATAAGACTGAAGGGGCAATTTACAAAAACGTCTACTGCACCTATTTCCATGGTCCAATTCTTGCCAGAAACAATGATATTGCTAAACACGTTTTGATGAACGCGCTGAAGCGAAAATATCCTGACGCCGATTTAACAGCACAAGAGAATCTGAAAGTTGGCGCAACATTTTAA
- a CDS encoding serine hydrolase domain-containing protein, with amino-acid sequence MDYPNTVTKIHQFVDAGIVPGVSYAIIDRDGLQTNVFGQQELLPERLPLHSGELYDLASLTKVIGTTNLILRLLASGKISLDDSLTKYFPRWQSPQVTIRHLLTHTSDIVGYIPNRNQLPKSELMPALLALKSGSDIGKVIHYQDYNFIFLGWIASRVMGEPVQQLISEFVLRPLELNQATFTPDQVNNVVPTELIPSKGLIRGTVHDPKARILGPDCGSAGLFAPLSDLIHFSKWLLGDVKYPNFLPADWVDQLFVDQTPGHMKNRSFGWILRHYNGHPYILHTGYTGTLIVVDRYSHKALVFLSNRVHPDPSNQLFLPYRSQLIRTFVKENEIAYQ; translated from the coding sequence ATGGATTATCCAAACACGGTCACAAAAATTCATCAGTTTGTGGACGCCGGAATTGTCCCCGGCGTGAGTTACGCGATTATTGATCGGGATGGCCTTCAAACAAACGTTTTTGGTCAACAGGAACTGTTACCGGAAAGATTGCCGCTTCACAGTGGTGAATTGTACGATCTAGCCTCCTTGACCAAAGTGATTGGGACCACCAATTTAATTTTACGACTACTGGCTTCCGGGAAAATCTCACTAGATGATTCCTTGACCAAGTATTTTCCTCGATGGCAGTCGCCCCAGGTCACCATCAGACATTTGCTGACGCATACCTCAGACATTGTCGGCTATATTCCTAACCGCAATCAACTGCCCAAGTCGGAACTGATGCCGGCGTTGTTGGCCCTGAAAAGCGGTTCAGATATCGGCAAAGTTATTCACTATCAAGACTACAATTTTATCTTTTTAGGCTGGATTGCTTCAAGGGTGATGGGCGAGCCCGTTCAACAGCTGATTAGTGAGTTTGTGTTAAGACCGTTGGAACTAAACCAAGCGACATTCACCCCGGATCAGGTTAACAATGTCGTCCCGACCGAATTAATTCCCAGTAAGGGTTTGATCCGCGGCACCGTTCACGATCCCAAAGCGCGAATCCTTGGTCCTGACTGTGGTTCAGCCGGCTTGTTTGCGCCGCTCAGCGATCTGATTCATTTTTCAAAGTGGTTGTTGGGCGATGTCAAATATCCCAACTTTCTGCCGGCAGACTGGGTTGACCAGCTCTTCGTTGACCAAACGCCGGGACACATGAAGAATCGTTCGTTTGGCTGGATCCTGCGTCATTATAATGGTCATCCATACATTCTCCACACAGGCTACACGGGCACCCTGATTGTGGTCGATCGCTATTCGCATAAGGCGTTGGTCTTTTTGTCCAACCGGGTCCACCCGGATCCAAGCAACCAGTTGTTTTTGCCATATCGCAGCCAACTAATTCGAACCTTTGTGAAAGAAAACGAGATTGCATATCAATAA